The genomic window CCCCCGAAGTTACCCGATAACAGGCACCACGATGACCCTCGAGTGAGAGGTCGGGGTGGCTGTGCCAAGCGGCATGCGACCAAGGAATGAGACAGAATGATGGGACGAGGCATTCCAAAGCTTACAACCAAGGGGAATATGAAGAGGAAAACAAAGAGTTATCTCTCGGCACTGCGGACGCTGCTGGCGACAGCGGCCTTTGCGGGGCTGGGATTGGTTTCGGCTCGGGCGACGGTCTTTGGACCGCTCCAGCTGCCGGGACATGGGACGGCGTCGGGCGCGGGGGTATCCTCCGTGGGTCCCATCGTCAGCGGAACGCAGACGATCGGCTTGAATGCGGGCAACACGGTGATCAACTGGGCCGCCAGTGGAGGCACGATTAACACAAGCCAGCCGGGGGGGTTCAACATCGGCCAAAGTGCAACGTTGCACTTCTCGGGAGGTTTTGCTCCGCGGGCCGTCCTCAACGTGGACGTGAGCGGAAGTCCCTCGCAGATCTTTGGAACCTTGACTGGTGCGTTCAACTACTCGATCTTCGTGGCCAATGCGAACGGGATCACGGTGGGACCGAACGCGGTCATTTCGGCTCCGGCGGGCTTGGGCCTGATTGCGGCGAGCGTCAACACGGCGCAGTTCCTGATCAACGGCAACATCCCGGTGAGCTTTGCCAGCTCGGGTCCCTTGACTGTGCAGGGCAACCTGCAAGGGGTGGGTGGCTTCGTCCTGCTTGCGGGCTCGGGAGCGGTGAACGTCTCGCCGACCCAGAGTGTTTTCGGCACGACGTTCGCAACCAACAACGTGACAGTGATCGGCGGGGTGGGTGGGACCATTGTCCCGGCGTATAACATCGCCCCGACGTACACCCCCTCCGACGGTGCGGGGAGCCTGACGCCTTCGGCGACCACTCCGACGACCGTGACGCTCAACCTGGGTACCTCGGCGTTCGCGTATAACATGACGGGCCTGACGGTTCTGGCTAACGGGAACATCGTCAACAACGGTGTGCTTGGTGGAGTGTCCAACGCGCTCGGAACGGGTAACGGCAACGGTGGCGTATCCACGCTTCAGTGGACGGGAACGCTCACCAACAACGGGACGATCAATGCGGAGTTGGATAGCTACTTCGTCGGGGGCCAGGTCAACTTCCAGGGCAATACCTCGAGCTATCTTGCCTATGGCGGCTTGGTGAACAACGGGACGATCGCCACCAATAGCGGTAGCACGCTCTATGTCGATCTGCCGGGGACGATCATCAACAACGCGGGTGCGACGATCTCCAACGTGGGCGGATCGGTTAGCCTCTACGCGGGCGACGTGGACCTTCCGCTCTTCACTGGAGTGGGTGGTGCGGTGATCAACCATGGCTCGATCGTTGCATATCAGACCGTGGATCTCGAGGCTTCCAACTCGAACGGGACGGGGCCGAATCCGGGAGGTGGGGTCTTTAGCAATGGGTCGATCCAGTTCCTGAGCCCGAGCGCCCACAACAATTCCGAACTGTTTGTGGAAAGCTACACCGGCAACGCCTTCCTGGGCGGGACGGTGACGACTCCGAACGATCCGGCCGGCTTGTATCAGGCGGTTTTCCAATCCGGGCCGAATCCGGCTAACCTGTTCACGCTCGGAACCAACGTCACAGCGTACTATTCCTACTTCTATGGCGGGAGCCTGACGGGTCCGGGAACGCTCACGACGGCCAACCTCTACCTGGATGACTTCACGGGCAACGTGAACAACGTGACCTCGCCGACCAACTACTTGGCGAACGGGTTCCACGTGGCCAACGGGTCGTTTGGGAACACGAACATCACCATTGACTTGGCAACGACGAGCGAGGGAGCGGTCGGGCGTCAGGTGGTCAACCTGAACGTGGCGGGCAACGCGACGCTCACGTCCCACGACACCTCGACGTTCACGAACTCCTTGCTCGGGGTGACGCTCCTCCCGACCGAGGCGAACGCGGGCAGCAACCTGCTCGTTCAGGCGAGTGGCAACCTGACGGTGAACCCGAGCACGACCGGGCCACTGGATGCCTCTCTCTCGAACGCCGCGTTGGGCGTCAACGGGTTCGTCTTCCCGGGCGGGATCGTGCTGATCGCGGGGAACACGCTGACCTTGAACACGGTGGTCGACAACGGTTATGCGTCGACGGTGGGTGCAGGCCAGGGGATCTTCTTCCAGGCTCCGACCATCGTGACCACGGCTCCGGTGATCACCAGCGGCAATGCGTGGGTCAACTTCAGCACGGCTCCTACGACCGTTCCGGCGATCTACGCGGCGACTCCCGCCGTGAACTTCTCGCCGATCGCCTACACGATCGTGGCGAATCCTTCTGCCTATCACATCCGCCCGTACATGCCCTAAGGGTGTAGCGAAACGGATCTGCGGATTCGGGGAAGGGGGGCTTTGGGCCCCCCTTCCTGCTTTCTGGGGGCGGGTTGGGCGGAGCCCGCTCTGCCTTTCGGAAGCGGCTAAGGCGCCAATCGAGATTGACCCGTCCAAGGGCCTTTCCCTCGGGTCCGGTCGGGGGCTCCCTTGCGGGAGGTAGGCGGGCGACGGAAAATCATCGACAAATCGCCTCGGAAGCCCTAGAGGAGACCCCAGCCTTTTCGCACACGGCATGCCTTGGGTTTCCTACGCCGATCACTTTGAAGATCTCCTCCTCCACCGGTCGCTCGAAGAGGTCTCAGGGGGATTCTACGTCGATCTCGGGCCGGCCGATCCGGTGAAGAACTCGGTCACGAAGCCCTTTTCCGAGCGGGGATGGCGAGGCGTGAACGTCGTCGCCGATCGGAGCCTCTTCGAGAGCTTTTGCGCGGCGCGACCCGGCGATCTCACTCTGCTGGCGAGGTTCGCCTCCGAGCCGGGGGGTGGGCGTTCCGAGGAGGGCCTGATCCTCGAGGGAAAGGGGGGTGCCTTCTCCGGTCTGGACGCCGTCCTGGCCGAAGCTCCGCCCGAAGCCATCCACTTCCTGATCGCAGCGAGCAGGGGATGGGGGGACCGGCTCCTTCGTCGCTTCCCCTTCGCGCTGGCCAAACCGTGGATCGTGCTCCGGAGGGGGAGCGGCTCGGCCGAGGAGCCGAAGGCTGCCGTCGACGGGTTTCTCCTTTCCCAAGGGTATGCGCTTGCGCGTTCGGACGACGGCGGCCGCTTCTACTTGGCGCGAGAGCGGTCGGAGAAGAGAGTGCGGCTGGCGGCCGACCCCGGCGCCGGCGACGATTTCCTCCCCTTCCGCTACGCGGAGGAGATCGAGGGCCTCCGTCGGGAGCGGGCGGAGCTGCTTGGCCTGACGAGGCTCCTTTCGGGAGAGAACGAGCGATTCCATCGGGCGCGAGCCGCAAACCCCCTGCGCCGGCTGGAGCGGGCGCTGCGGGGGGTCTTCCGCAGGAAGGCGGGCGGCGAAGTGGGAGCGCCGCCGATCCTTGAGGCGTCTTCCGCGGACGGAGGCGCGCCGGTTTCCCCTCCGGAAGGCGGAACGGCGGCTCCTGCGGTGGGAGCCCTGGAGGTGCATCGCCTCTCGGGGGTGGGGAGGTACGGCGACCCGATGCCTGAGAAGCCGCGGATCCTGGTCCTGCAGCTCGACCACATCGGGGATTTCGTGACGAGGCTGCCGGCCTTCCGCCTCTTGCGCTCCCTATGGCCCGAGGCCCAAATCGACCTGATTTGTGGCCCCTGGAATCTCCCCCTGGCCAAGCAGAGCGGCTACTTTCAGCGGATCCTTCCCTTCGCGTTTTTTCCTGAGCAATCGGCCCAGTGCCGGCCGGATCCCTCCAGGGTGCGGCAGATCGGATCGGAGTTCGGGGCGGTCGCCGGAAGCCTGGGCGACTATGATCTCGCGATCGACCTGCGGATGGGAACCGAGACGAGAGGGCTCCTGGGCCTTGTCCCAGCCAAGCTTCGGGCCGGTTTTGCGGCTCCCGAGGCGGATGTCTTCCTGGACATTTCCCTGCCGGACCCCCGGGTCTTTGCGCCGGGGGAGAAGAACCGGCAGGGGCTCAATTGGGAGATTTCGGCTCTCTTGCTCGTCCGCGCGGTGGAAGCGGCCCTGATCCCGGCGGCGGCTGCCGCGAAGGCGGAGCGGCCGGGAGGACCACCGGCCCAGCGGCTGGTCGCGGTCGCGCCGGGGTCGGGAAGCACGGCCCGGAAGTGGAGCGTCCTGCACTACGCCGAGGTCTGCCGGAAGCTGACCCAGGAGCACCGATGCTCCATCCTGCTTCTGGGCGGCGCCGGCGACCGGGAGGATGCGGATCGGATCGCGCAGGGCATCCCCTCGGAGCGCTGCCGCAACCTGGTGGGCAAGGTCGCCCTCGCGGATCTGGCCGGATGCCTCTCCGAGGCGCGGGTGCTGGTCGGCAACAACTCGGGTGTGAGCCATATCGCGGCTTCGCTGGCTGGCATCCCGGTGGTGATCCCTTATGCGGGCACGGTCGACTTCCGGGTCTTCCATCCGGTGGGGAAAAAGGTGAGCGTGCTGCGGGTCCCCACCTCCTGCTCCCTCTGTGCTCTCTTGCGGGCGGAGGAGTGCCCTCATGCCCTGGCCTGCCTGGAGAGCATCCCCCCCGAAGCGGTGATCCGGGAAGTGCTCTTTTGGTTGGGAGAGGCGGAGGCGTAACCCGGATGCGGCACCGCATGGAGGGAGGCGACGGCCCGGGGCCGCAGGGGGCCGGAAACGCTGGTTGGGCCGAGGTCCAGGATGCAGAGGAAAGAAGGATGTCGAATCCGCCAGGGAACGCGGGCGCCGCTCGCTCCGGGCCCCGGGAATGGGCTTCGGGCGCCGACCTCCTCGGGATCCTCCCCTGGTTTCCTCTTCCCGAAGAGCTGCCGATCTTCCTGGACGAACCGTTCGAGCGCGGGCTGCACATTCCCTTTGCCTGCTGGCTGATGGCCGCGTTGCGTCCCGTCCGGCTCGTCTACGTGGGGAAAGTGAGCAGCCTCTACCTGGCATTCTGCGAGGCGGCCAAGGCCGCAGGCATGGCGACACGCGCCTGGGCCGTAGATGCGGGAGGCGGCTCGGCGGCCTCCGGGAGCGTGCTGGAGCCCGAGGCCGATGAGGAGCTGCGGCGCTTCCACGACCAGAGCTATCGCGGCTTTTCGGAAGTCCTTTCCCCGGACGAGGCCCGGGCTCCTGTGGAATTCCCTGAGGGGAGCATCGACTTGCTCTGTCTCGGCGGCTCTGGGGCATACGAAACCGTCCGGGAGGAGTTCCGGTGGTGGCTGCCGAAGCTGAGCCCGCGGGCGGTCGTCCTGCTCCCCGGCGCAACCGATTACCGGAGCCAGTGCGGCGCGTGGCGCTTTTGGAAGGAGGTGCGCTCGGCGTATCCGTCGGCTCTCTTCCCCCACGGCCGCGGGCTGGGGGTGCTCCTGAGCGGCCCGGAGCCGCACGACACCTTGCGCGCGCTCGCCCACCTCCGGGAAGCGCAAGCCGCACGGGTGCGCTGGTTCTTTGCCCGGCAAGGGGAGCGGTGCATGCGCGGGATCCTCGAAGGAAGGATGTGGCGCACGCTCTCCTTGGATGCGGAGGCTCTGGTCCGGAAGATTGGGGATGACCCCCTGTGGCGCCTGCTTGGCCGGAGCCGGTTGCTCTCGCGAGGCGCGACCGAAGCGCTGGGGCAGGCTTCTCTGCTTGCCGGTGAGCTGCTGAACGACAGGCTTGCGCTGGCGGAAGGAGAGCCGAAGGCGCGGGCCTTGGAAGCCTCGGTCGAGCGCTTCCTCTCCTCAAGATCC from Methylacidimicrobium sp. B4 includes these protein-coding regions:
- a CDS encoding filamentous hemagglutinin N-terminal domain-containing protein, whose amino-acid sequence is MKRKTKSYLSALRTLLATAAFAGLGLVSARATVFGPLQLPGHGTASGAGVSSVGPIVSGTQTIGLNAGNTVINWAASGGTINTSQPGGFNIGQSATLHFSGGFAPRAVLNVDVSGSPSQIFGTLTGAFNYSIFVANANGITVGPNAVISAPAGLGLIAASVNTAQFLINGNIPVSFASSGPLTVQGNLQGVGGFVLLAGSGAVNVSPTQSVFGTTFATNNVTVIGGVGGTIVPAYNIAPTYTPSDGAGSLTPSATTPTTVTLNLGTSAFAYNMTGLTVLANGNIVNNGVLGGVSNALGTGNGNGGVSTLQWTGTLTNNGTINAELDSYFVGGQVNFQGNTSSYLAYGGLVNNGTIATNSGSTLYVDLPGTIINNAGATISNVGGSVSLYAGDVDLPLFTGVGGAVINHGSIVAYQTVDLEASNSNGTGPNPGGGVFSNGSIQFLSPSAHNNSELFVESYTGNAFLGGTVTTPNDPAGLYQAVFQSGPNPANLFTLGTNVTAYYSYFYGGSLTGPGTLTTANLYLDDFTGNVNNVTSPTNYLANGFHVANGSFGNTNITIDLATTSEGAVGRQVVNLNVAGNATLTSHDTSTFTNSLLGVTLLPTEANAGSNLLVQASGNLTVNPSTTGPLDASLSNAALGVNGFVFPGGIVLIAGNTLTLNTVVDNGYASTVGAGQGIFFQAPTIVTTAPVITSGNAWVNFSTAPTTVPAIYAATPAVNFSPIAYTIVANPSAYHIRPYMP
- a CDS encoding glycosyltransferase family 9 protein; amino-acid sequence: MPWVSYADHFEDLLLHRSLEEVSGGFYVDLGPADPVKNSVTKPFSERGWRGVNVVADRSLFESFCAARPGDLTLLARFASEPGGGRSEEGLILEGKGGAFSGLDAVLAEAPPEAIHFLIAASRGWGDRLLRRFPFALAKPWIVLRRGSGSAEEPKAAVDGFLLSQGYALARSDDGGRFYLARERSEKRVRLAADPGAGDDFLPFRYAEEIEGLRRERAELLGLTRLLSGENERFHRARAANPLRRLERALRGVFRRKAGGEVGAPPILEASSADGGAPVSPPEGGTAAPAVGALEVHRLSGVGRYGDPMPEKPRILVLQLDHIGDFVTRLPAFRLLRSLWPEAQIDLICGPWNLPLAKQSGYFQRILPFAFFPEQSAQCRPDPSRVRQIGSEFGAVAGSLGDYDLAIDLRMGTETRGLLGLVPAKLRAGFAAPEADVFLDISLPDPRVFAPGEKNRQGLNWEISALLLVRAVEAALIPAAAAAKAERPGGPPAQRLVAVAPGSGSTARKWSVLHYAEVCRKLTQEHRCSILLLGGAGDREDADRIAQGIPSERCRNLVGKVALADLAGCLSEARVLVGNNSGVSHIAASLAGIPVVIPYAGTVDFRVFHPVGKKVSVLRVPTSCSLCALLRAEECPHALACLESIPPEAVIREVLFWLGEAEA